The following coding sequences lie in one Arabidopsis thaliana chromosome 3, partial sequence genomic window:
- a CDS encoding Chaperone DnaJ-domain superfamily protein (Chaperone DnaJ-domain superfamily protein; FUNCTIONS IN: unfolded protein binding, heat shock protein binding; INVOLVED IN: protein folding; EXPRESSED IN: 23 plant structures; EXPRESSED DURING: 13 growth stages; CONTAINS InterPro DOMAIN/s: Molecular chaperone, heat shock protein, Hsp40, DnaJ (InterPro:IPR015609), Heat shock protein DnaJ, N-terminal (InterPro:IPR001623), Heat shock protein DnaJ (InterPro:IPR003095), Heat shock protein DnaJ, conserved site (InterPro:IPR018253); BEST Arabidopsis thaliana protein match is: Chaperone DnaJ-domain superfamily protein (TAIR:AT2G17880.1); Has 19059 Blast hits to 19056 proteins in 3143 species: Archae - 142; Bacteria - 8678; Metazoa - 3049; Fungi - 1540; Plants - 1805; Viruses - 5; Other Eukaryotes - 3840 (source: NCBI BLink).), which translates to MAGTLVNSAGRFSPGNCILPQQRTARFYSGTARFPTGAPSFKASAQTLNAEPAVTESVRRRVSSLYELLKVNETASLTEIKTAYRSLAKVYHPDASESDGRDFMEIHKAYATLADPTTRAIYDSTLRVPRRRVHAGAMGRSGRVYATTRRWETDQCW; encoded by the coding sequence ATGGCTGGAACCCTAGTTAACTCCGCCGGGAGATTCTCACCGGGAAATTGTATTCTTCCTCAACAGAGAACAGCCAGATTCTACAGCGGAACCGCGAGATTTCCCACCGGAGCTCCGTCGTTTAAGGCTTCAGCTCAGACGCTTAACGCCGAGCCAGCTGTAACGGAATCCGTTCGTCGGAGAGTTTCTAGCCTCTACGAATTACTGAAAGTGAATGAAACGGCGTCCTTGACGGAGATCAAGACGGCGTACCGGAGCTTAGCTAAAGTATATCATCCAGATGCGTCGGAATCGGACGGTCGAGATTTTATGGAGATTCACAAAGCTTACGCGACACTTGCGGATCCGACTACAAGAGCGATTTACGACTCGACGCTTAGAGTACCACGGAGACGGGTACACGCCGGAGCGATGGGTCGGTCGGGGCGGGTTTACGCTACGACCCGGAGATGGGAGACGGATCAGTGTTGGTGA
- the CAX2 gene encoding cation exchanger 2 (cation exchanger 2 (CAX2); CONTAINS InterPro DOMAIN/s: Sodium/calcium exchanger membrane region (InterPro:IPR004837), Calcium/proton exchanger superfamily (InterPro:IPR004798), Calcium/proton exchanger (InterPro:IPR004713); BEST Arabidopsis thaliana protein match is: cation exchanger 5 (TAIR:AT1G55730.2); Has 3194 Blast hits to 3028 proteins in 968 species: Archae - 39; Bacteria - 1824; Metazoa - 15; Fungi - 731; Plants - 247; Viruses - 0; Other Eukaryotes - 338 (source: NCBI BLink).) produces MSCCKVPVLIEAQVEMVSANELENKSLFRQEEDATQTKEASLMEQGSLSTSFPQHTPKAPKNSVLNSIKIVIFCNKLNLLLPFGPLAILVHYMIDSKGWVFLLTLVGITPLAERLGYATEQLACYTGPTVGGLLNATFGNVTELIISIFALKNGMIRVVQLTLLGSILSNMLLVLGCAFFCGGLVFYQKDQVFDKGIATVNSGLLLMAVMGILFPAVLHYTHSEVHAGSSELALSRFSSCIMLIAYAAYLFFQLKSQSNSYSPLDEESNQNEETSAEDEDPEISKWEAIIWLSILTAWVSLLSGYLVDAIEGASVSWNIPIAFISTILLPIVGNAAEHAGAIMFAMKDKLDLSLGVAIGSSIQISMFAVPFCVVIGWMMGQQMDLNFQLFETAMLFITVIVVAFFLQEGSSNYFKGLMLILCYLIVAASFFVHEDPHQDGI; encoded by the exons ATGAGTTGTTGTAAAGTGCCAGTTCTTATTGAAGCACAAGTTGAA ATGGTGTCGGCTAATGAACTTGAGAACAAAAGCCTATTTaggcaagaagaagatgccaCACAAACTAAAGAAGCTTCTTTAATGGAGCAAGGATCACTTTCTACAAGTTTCCCCCAGCACACGCCTAAAGCACCAAAGAACAGCGTACTTAATAGCATAAAGATCGtgattttttgtaataaactCAATCTACTACTACCTTTCGGTCCTCTAGCCATATTGGTCCACTACATGATAGATAGTAAG GGGTGGGTGTTCTTGCTGACGTTAGTAGGCATTACACCATTGGCTGAACGTCTAGGATATGCCACAGA GCAACTGGCTTGTTACACGGGTCCAACTG TTGGAGGCCTCTTAAATGCTACATTCGGGAATGTGACAGAGCTGATCATATCAATTTTCGCTTTGAAAAATGGAATGATACGTGTTGTTCAGCTGACGTTACTAGGCTCAATTCTGTCTAACATGTTACTTGTACTTGGCTGCGCCTTCTTTTGTGGTGGGCTAGTCTTTTACCAAAAAGACCAAGTCTTTGACAAA GGAATTGCTACTGTGAATTCAGGATTGCTTTTGATGGCTGTCATGGGGATACTCTTCCCGGCTGTTCTTCACTACACCCATAGCGAGGTTCATGCTGGATCATCAGAGCTAGCCCTGTCAAGGTTCAGCAGTTGCATAATGCTTATAGCTTATGCTGCTTACCTCTTCTTCCAGTTAAAGAGCCAATCTAATTCTTATAGCCCTCTCGATGAG GAATCAAATCAGAACGAAGAAACTTCTGCCGAAGATGAAGATCCTGAGATCTCCAAGTGGGAAGCTATCATTTGGCTTTCAATATTGACTGCTTGggtctctcttctttctggCTATCTTGTTGATGCCATAGAG GGTGCCTCAGTCTCATGGAATATACCAATAGCTTTTATCAGTACCATCTTGCTTCCTATAGTTGGGAACGCAGCTGAACATGCAGGGGCTATCATGTTTGCCATGAAAGACAAGCTG GATCTGTCTTTGGGAGTGGCTATTGGGTCCTCGATCCAGATTTCCATGTTTGCG GTCCCATTCTGCGTGGTGATTGGATGGATGATGGGTCAACAGATGGACCTTAACTTCCAGCTTTTTGAGACGGCGATGCTGTTCATCACTGTTATAGTAGTAGCATTTTTTCTCCAG GAAGGGTCATCGAATTACTTCAAAGGATTGATGCTGATTCTTTGTTATTTGATAGTAGCTGCCAGTTTCTTTGTACACGAAGATCCTCACCAAG ATGGTATATAA